GAAGGGCCGGCCCAGGGGCGCCCCGCGGGGAGACGTCCGAGCCCAGCCCGGAAcccgccccccgccccccgcGGCCCCCCGCGGCCCCCCACTTACCAGGGCGCCGCTGCTCAGCAGGATCATGAAGATGATGAACGTCTCGAACCAGCTGTGCTCCACGATGCGGTAGCACGTCTTACGGAGCCGCCACCACACCTTGCCCGGCACCCGCGACGTGTCCACCGTGCAGCAGGGGCAGCGCCGGACACAGCCTGCGGGGGGGGGGGCGTGAGGACCCCCCAGAGGGGCTGCCTGCGAGCACACGCACGctcatacatgcatgcatgcacacacgtgtacacacatgtacacacacgcGTATCGCTACAGCAGCTAATTCAGTGTTGGGAGCAAACGAGGCCCCGGGAACGCTGGGGCCCCCCGTCTTTCCTATTCGGTTCTCCGGAGAGCCTCGGTCTCCCATTCTGGCCCATTTGAGAAGGTCGGGGTCCCCGGGAGCAGCCCAGGGGGCTCCCCAAACCTTTCTCTGCCCCCCACCACGATGGCCCCCCGGAGGTCCCCCTCCGACAACACGGCCCGTGGAGCCGTGCTCGGcatacagtaggagcttaatcCATGCTGACGGCTGGCCGTCGCCCACAAACCGTGAGGCGGAGCCTCAGGGACCCCGACCCGGCCAGGCGCGTCCCCTCGGGCCGGCGCTCTGCAGTGGGGGCAGGGACGGGGCTCCCGGGGGGCTCCTCCCGGCGGCTTTCTCTGGGCTGATGCTCGCTGGGTAGAGTCGGGGGGCCCCCGGGGAGAAGACGTGGATGGGGCGGAGGAAGGCTCTGGGGGGACCTCCGTGATGGGGGCACAGAGAGCCCAGGAGGGGCAGAGAAGGTCCTCCTCAGCCCAGCCCACTCTGGACGTCTGACCACAGTGTCCAGCCCGTGAGGTGGCCGGAGGAGCTGGGGGGGCGGCCAGGCCAGGGGGAGGGGGCCGGCCGGGGAGAGGCGGGGGGACCCTCACCCTCCGTGAAGCAGTCCTCGGGGTCCTTGACGTCCTCCCCGAGGTCGGCGATCTTGTCCAGGAGGTCGGCCGTGTTGGTCATGTCCGCCGTGCTGCCCTCCGAGTAGGTGTCCTCCTCGTGTCTCTGCTGCTGGGGAGGGCGGGCGAGCGGTCAGAGCTGACCAGGCCGCCGGACCCTCGAGAGGCTGGCGCTCAGAGCCCTGCCCCGGGCCGGAGCTCCCGCTCTTGtcaccccctcccctcctctcggCACTCGGGCTGGGCCGGGGACACGGACGGCTCTCCTGGCCGGGCCACAGCGGGCAGCGAGCAGGGGAGGAAGGGGCTGAGGACCGCCTCGGCCTCCCCCGGCCAAGAAATGGGCTTGGAATTTGCCCTTTTCCGTTCCGGGCCCAGGGAGTGGAGTCACAGATATTTGTTTAATGTCATTTATTcctaaagcctttaccttctggattggttctaagacagaagagcactaagggcgaGGCAGTGGGGTCCGAGCTTACACAAccaggaaggatctgaggcccaatttgaacccaggacctctcctctccagacctggttctctatccacggagccacccagctgcctgcaaGTCCTAGAAAATTGTGAATCTCAAGTCTGACCCTGTTACTCAGATGCTCCAGAAGCTCCCGTGGCTCCCTCTTGCCTCCAGGCTGAACACAAACTCCGGCAGTTGGGCACTAGCCCAACCTCCATGTTTACTTACGTAGCTTTCCCTTCCCTGCGCTCTGGGGTCCGGCCAGAGCCCTGGCTGTTCCCTGTACAGGATGCTCCATTTTCCATGCTTGGCATGCACCCCCCACCTCTTGGGACCCCCACATTCCTCCACGGCTGAGCTCAGGGGTCGCCTCTTCTGAGAGCCTTCGGGGGATCCCCTCAGGCACAGGAACCCTCCCCTGAGATCTGCGTAACTATGGCGGGGTAGGATAGAAAGGCTGCCGGCTTGGGAGTCAGGGCCCCGGGTTCAAGTCCCGGCTCTCCCACTGATCACTCACGTAGCCTTTGGCAAGCTACAGActctctccaagcctggcttcCTTCCCTTCAACATGGAGAAGTTGTG
This sequence is a window from Gracilinanus agilis isolate LMUSP501 unplaced genomic scaffold, AgileGrace unplaced_scaffold40631, whole genome shotgun sequence. Protein-coding genes within it:
- the LOC123255176 gene encoding sodium channel protein type 5 subunit alpha-like, whose product is QQRHEEDTYSEGSTADMTNTADLLDKIADLGEDVKDPEDCFTEGCVRRCPCCTVDTSRVPGKVWWRLRKTCYRIVEHSWFETFIIFMILLSSGAL